The genomic interval CTTTTTATGCATCCATCCCGGCAAGCGTTTTGATCAAGACTTATTTGCTTGGCGCCCTGTGGGGGATCGGCGGACTGACCTTCGGCATGACCATGCGGTATCTGGGGCTATCCGTCGGCTATGGCGTGGCGATCGGCATCACGCTGGTTGTCGGCACCCTGATGCCCCCCATCATTGATCGCCAGATCGGGCATTTTGTATCGACCTCTTCGGGGCTGATCGCTTTGGGCGGTGTGCTGCTGGCCGTGGTCGGTATCTTTGTCTGCTCACAGGCCGGACGCCGCAAGGAAGCAGAGACCGGAGAGAAAAGCGATGAATTCAATCTCCGGAAGGGCATCATCATCGCCGTTATCTGTGGTATTCTGAGCGCCTTCATGGCCTTTGCCATCGAGGCAGGTCAGCCGATGCAGGATCTGGCAATCAAACTGGGCGTCGATCCGCTTTATCAGATCATGCCAAGCTATGTCATCATCATGCTGGGCGGTTTCACCACCAACGCGATCTATTGCATCTACAAGGCTCGTCAGAACAACACGGTCCGGAAAATCCGTCAAGACCGCAGCGGACTCGTCCGAAATGCGCTTCTTTCCATGGCTGGTGGTGTGATCTGGTACCTGCAGTTTTTCTTCTACGGTTGG from uncultured Cohaesibacter sp. carries:
- a CDS encoding L-rhamnose/proton symporter RhaT, with amino-acid sequence MEFSANLGIFYHLLGALAASSFYIPISMVKNWEWEASWFLNGIASWIIMPILISSLLLPDVGAFYASIPASVLIKTYLLGALWGIGGLTFGMTMRYLGLSVGYGVAIGITLVVGTLMPPIIDRQIGHFVSTSSGLIALGGVLLAVVGIFVCSQAGRRKEAETGEKSDEFNLRKGIIIAVICGILSAFMAFAIEAGQPMQDLAIKLGVDPLYQIMPSYVIIMLGGFTTNAIYCIYKARQNNTVRKIRQDRSGLVRNALLSMAGGVIWYLQFFFYGWGHVQMVGSNLGFISWTLHMSLLVFCGGLFGFLMKEWVGSSTLTRRIQYAGMCVIICSTIVIGIAAN